One genomic segment of Desulfomicrobium sp. ZS1 includes these proteins:
- a CDS encoding DNA integrity scanning protein DisA nucleotide-binding domain protein, whose protein sequence is MEELFLIKCIDQIHDGLCNGLARFSGASRAALIYALDKNSPLRIYDPCDLLRGHEPRLEEIYLKHNKKTQNPLAEEAIGSGEYAHPELAGIIACGGHFPNVFYQTWFSEHHVDLCSTGPTERWLEYACRLLSQDLGTKSVTDLETSGYVLQDFATHAVRDHIVDVRNLSLGPDTRLRIYPILDAILNISKTQEEGKWAFGDLIFVEPSQVHRIHYLATFGDFERPALKDFKHARKLLQAVEGNKHKLVSNGQKIIGIGTGRMPDFSVTAEFRGNHGFIRVQDETICSFADGGFHSSTRQANLVQLEEVLLELNLDSNKRYSIMKVASTLVRSAQERKHGCALVLDFGSPLANISGQHLETPLDLKRHMDLDLATSLAKVDGALHIDMMYLKLHAFASLLDGRAVAGENRARGARYNSALRFTAEHDQVILVVVSSDRPISIIQHGAEIKARCDWEPKYQCLSEPMTLEDWIQQPNHS, encoded by the coding sequence ATGGAAGAACTGTTTTTAATCAAATGCATCGACCAGATTCATGATGGTTTGTGTAATGGCCTGGCGCGATTCTCGGGGGCAAGCCGGGCCGCGCTGATTTACGCCTTGGACAAAAACAGTCCGCTTCGCATTTATGACCCTTGCGATCTTCTGCGCGGACACGAACCACGTTTGGAGGAGATCTACCTCAAACACAACAAAAAGACGCAAAACCCCCTTGCCGAAGAAGCAATCGGTTCAGGTGAATACGCACATCCGGAACTGGCAGGCATTATCGCCTGCGGTGGTCATTTCCCAAACGTATTCTACCAAACCTGGTTCAGCGAACACCATGTCGACTTATGCTCGACCGGTCCGACAGAGCGCTGGCTGGAATACGCATGCAGGCTCCTGTCCCAGGATTTGGGAACAAAAAGTGTCACGGACCTGGAGACATCCGGGTATGTACTGCAGGACTTTGCGACCCATGCAGTGCGCGACCACATCGTCGACGTGCGAAATTTGAGCCTGGGTCCGGACACGCGGCTGCGCATCTACCCTATACTGGACGCGATTCTCAATATTTCAAAGACCCAGGAAGAAGGCAAATGGGCCTTTGGGGACCTCATTTTCGTCGAGCCGTCACAGGTCCACAGAATCCACTACCTGGCCACATTCGGGGATTTTGAAAGACCGGCCTTGAAAGATTTCAAACACGCGCGAAAGCTCCTGCAGGCAGTGGAAGGCAACAAACACAAGCTGGTCAGCAATGGGCAAAAGATCATCGGCATCGGCACGGGAAGAATGCCGGACTTTTCAGTGACCGCGGAATTTCGCGGCAATCATGGTTTCATCCGGGTTCAGGACGAAACAATCTGCAGCTTTGCCGACGGCGGATTCCACTCCTCCACCAGGCAAGCCAACCTTGTGCAGTTGGAAGAAGTGCTGCTTGAACTCAATCTTGATTCAAACAAGCGCTACAGCATCATGAAGGTGGCCAGCACCCTGGTCCGTAGCGCCCAAGAAAGGAAACACGGCTGCGCCCTGGTGCTCGATTTCGGGAGCCCTCTGGCCAACATCTCAGGACAGCATCTGGAAACGCCGCTTGATCTGAAGCGCCACATGGACCTTGATCTGGCCACATCGCTGGCAAAAGTGGACGGGGCGCTGCACATCGACATGATGTACCTCAAGCTGCACGCATTCGCCTCCCTGCTCGATGGCCGCGCGGTTGCCGGAGAAAACCGCGCCCGGGGGGCCAGGTACAACTCCGCCCTCAGATTCACGGCCGAGCACGATCAGGTCATCCTTGTCGTGGTCAGCTCGGACCGTCCCATTTCCATCATCCAGCACGGCGCCGAGATCAAGGCCAGGTGCGATTGGGAGCCCAAGTACCAATGCCTCTCGGAGCCCATGACCCTGGAAGACTGGATTCAGCAACCAAACCATTCGTAA
- a CDS encoding ParB/RepB/Spo0J family partition protein, producing the protein MTMKKRGLGRGLDVLIKSRNVEPEHEAEIVALDINALEPNIHQPRYHFDQAALEELAASIKSQGLIQPVLVRPLPTPGRFELVAGERRWRACRMAGFETIDCIVRRMDDYESMAIALIENLQREDLNPIEEARALGQIKEHFKITQEELADKIGKSRPAVTNSLRLLKLPEKVQLMLETNTLSAGHARALLGLDDPEGIAMLAEQIVHKNLNVRDTEDLVKKIKQKKMEPEEKPRREKPVVEDIAGVIKALAKTFTIKHSGTPKKGKIVLSYANSEEREKIASFLERMAKEQEI; encoded by the coding sequence ATGACCATGAAAAAACGCGGGCTTGGACGCGGGCTTGATGTACTCATCAAAAGCCGCAATGTCGAACCCGAACACGAAGCAGAAATAGTGGCGCTGGACATAAATGCCCTTGAGCCCAACATCCATCAGCCGCGCTACCACTTCGACCAGGCAGCTTTGGAAGAACTCGCAGCCTCCATCAAGTCCCAGGGCCTGATCCAGCCGGTGCTGGTCAGGCCTCTGCCGACCCCGGGTCGATTCGAACTCGTGGCTGGAGAAAGACGATGGAGAGCCTGTCGCATGGCCGGGTTTGAGACCATCGACTGCATCGTCCGTCGCATGGATGACTACGAAAGCATGGCCATCGCGCTTATCGAAAACCTGCAGCGCGAAGACCTCAATCCCATTGAAGAAGCGCGAGCCCTGGGCCAGATCAAGGAGCATTTCAAGATCACCCAGGAAGAACTGGCCGACAAAATCGGTAAAAGCAGGCCTGCAGTGACCAACAGCTTGCGACTTCTGAAGCTGCCGGAAAAAGTACAGCTCATGCTGGAGACCAATACCCTCTCGGCCGGGCACGCCAGAGCGCTGCTGGGCCTTGATGATCCCGAGGGCATCGCCATGCTGGCCGAACAGATCGTGCACAAAAATCTGAATGTGCGCGACACGGAAGATCTGGTAAAAAAAATCAAACAAAAAAAGATGGAACCTGAGGAAAAACCGCGACGCGAAAAACCCGTGGTCGAGGACATCGCCGGCGTAATCAAAGCCCTGGCCAAAACATTCACCATCAAGCACTCAGGAACACCCAAAAAAGGAAAAATCGTGTTGAGTTATGCAAATAGCGAGGAGAGGGAAAAAATAGCGTCCTTTCTTGAACGCATGGCAAAGGAGCAGGAAATATGA
- a CDS encoding P-II family nitrogen regulator has protein sequence MKRVEIITRPYKLDEIKEALTSMGIQGMTVTDVRGFGRQRGHKEVYRGAEYQVDFVSKVKIEIVIDDDLLDQTLEVIQQAAKTGKIGDGKIFVSTIDNAIRIRTGESGGSAL, from the coding sequence ATGAAACGCGTAGAAATAATCACCCGGCCCTATAAGCTGGACGAAATCAAGGAAGCCCTGACGAGCATGGGCATACAAGGCATGACGGTCACTGATGTGCGAGGCTTTGGCCGCCAGCGTGGCCACAAGGAAGTCTATCGCGGGGCAGAATATCAGGTCGATTTTGTTTCCAAGGTCAAGATAGAGATTGTCATTGATGACGACCTGCTTGATCAAACCCTGGAGGTCATCCAACAGGCCGCCAAGACCGGCAAGATCGGCGACGGCAAGATTTTTGTCTCCACCATCGACAACGCCATCCGCATCCGCACCGGCGAGTCCGGCGGATCGGCCCTTTAG
- the rfaE1 gene encoding D-glycero-beta-D-manno-heptose-7-phosphate kinase, with product MNLAFNASRMIGSKVLIIGDIMLDQYQKGLVERISPEAPVPVVKITEQVFKIGGAGNVAQNVATLGGCPTLVSICGKDLYGENLQEICSSLGIESHLIRSASRETTLKTRIMAQHQQMLRVDRETERALDEKEFSTLLETVESRLDSFETIILSDYGKGVISEEFLRWMKKKKRPGQKIILDPKTCNFPHYDELYCMTPNKKEAAEGADMAITKREEILKAGKKIMQERNLQSLVITLGAEGMAVFLPGQGVFHLPTTAKKVFDVTGAGDTVIAVIALGLSSGLDLLSSCILANCAAGLVVGQVGAVGITQEELTETLSSWPAAQQEKWVTLAAKA from the coding sequence ATGAATCTGGCGTTCAATGCCTCGCGCATGATCGGCTCCAAGGTGCTCATCATCGGAGACATCATGCTCGACCAGTACCAAAAAGGCCTGGTTGAAAGAATCTCTCCTGAAGCGCCCGTGCCCGTCGTCAAGATCACCGAGCAGGTTTTCAAGATCGGCGGCGCGGGCAATGTGGCCCAAAACGTGGCCACGCTGGGCGGATGCCCCACCCTTGTCAGCATTTGCGGAAAAGACCTTTACGGAGAAAATTTGCAGGAAATCTGCAGCTCCCTCGGCATCGAAAGCCACCTCATCCGTTCCGCTTCACGGGAAACGACCCTGAAGACACGGATCATGGCCCAGCACCAGCAGATGCTCCGCGTGGACAGGGAAACGGAGCGGGCGCTGGACGAAAAAGAATTTTCGACCCTCCTTGAAACGGTGGAGAGCAGGCTCGACAGCTTTGAGACCATCATCCTCTCCGACTACGGCAAAGGGGTTATCTCGGAAGAATTCCTGCGTTGGATGAAAAAAAAGAAAAGACCGGGTCAAAAAATTATTCTGGATCCCAAAACATGCAATTTTCCTCATTACGACGAACTGTATTGCATGACGCCAAACAAGAAAGAAGCCGCCGAAGGCGCCGACATGGCGATCACAAAGCGCGAGGAAATCCTGAAAGCAGGAAAGAAAATCATGCAGGAGCGCAACCTGCAAAGCCTGGTCATCACCCTGGGCGCTGAGGGCATGGCGGTATTCCTGCCCGGGCAAGGGGTCTTCCACCTGCCGACCACAGCCAAGAAGGTCTTCGACGTGACCGGCGCCGGTGATACCGTCATCGCGGTCATCGCGCTTGGACTCAGCTCCGGGCTCGACCTGCTCAGTTCCTGCATACTGGCCAATTGCGCCGCCGGGCTTGTGGTCGGGCAGGTCGGAGCCGTTGGAATCACTCAGGAGGAGCTCACCGAAACATTGAGCTCCTGGCCGGCGGCGCAGCAGGAAAAATGGGTCACGCTCGCGGCAAAAGCGTAA
- a CDS encoding type I restriction enzyme HsdR N-terminal domain-containing protein: MHEVSLNRVITDYLTGQEITETTYEDLRQALAKLLVEDRKYPRENIRSKYILDYAINGELHSVTLDLAIFSPEGDPLLALVFCPGEVGTFVRESVAAARIHLSSPFPLVIVTDSMDLQLVETRTAEVIGTGFNAVPRWDDLPALAQSHPCPMPGEDRLDKERRILAAYDGLGGPCCGGECSI; encoded by the coding sequence ATGCATGAAGTCAGCTTGAACCGTGTCATCACGGATTACCTTACCGGTCAGGAGATCACGGAAACCACTTACGAGGATCTGCGGCAGGCGCTGGCTAAACTGCTGGTGGAAGATAGGAAGTATCCGCGTGAGAATATCCGCTCAAAATATATCCTGGATTATGCAATTAATGGCGAGTTGCACTCGGTTACGCTGGATCTGGCAATCTTTTCGCCTGAAGGCGACCCTCTTTTGGCACTTGTTTTTTGCCCAGGAGAGGTTGGAACATTTGTGCGCGAGAGCGTTGCCGCGGCTCGAATTCACCTGTCGTCTCCCTTCCCGTTGGTCATCGTCACGGATTCCATGGACTTGCAGCTGGTGGAGACCAGGACTGCAGAGGTGATCGGCACCGGTTTTAATGCGGTGCCGCGGTGGGATGATTTGCCTGCCCTTGCCCAGTCGCATCCTTGCCCAATGCCTGGCGAGGATCGGCTGGACAAGGAGCGCAGGATTCTTGCAGCCTATGACGGCCTTGGCGGGCCTTGTTGCGGAGGGGAATGCAGCATTTAG
- a CDS encoding HD domain-containing protein, with product MSIETLRLARDRYRNSDTDPGHSPAWFSARMDDWVREACEGRLAPAGSTLVLALGGYGRGELFPFSDIDLLVCLPEVDAPDPQFLAEALFLPLWDSGFDVGHGIRSISETITLAAADFEVLCSLLDARLLYGSADLFSDFQRTVTQNLVIPLHAELLGWLAGRHEARHKQFGDTTHLLSPNLKEGRGGQRDHQTTQWLETVCRAAGDDSAFLSPSEREALSQRAGFLSLVRVALHRVSKRKNDVLHLELQPEIAQSIGFGPANDRDSVERFLSELHKAMAEIKLLCRLCLDKVRGLAGTRASGASNVETGLDFSVLVTDPANIIELFRHSAQTGIPIGWHTRRIIQDRFPALSMDMSWQLPTVSRFEEILCSAYAAHALDQMLEFGFLNLFVHEFAAIEHLVQFDAYHKLPAGPHLVETVRNLASFELGHEFLGDFLFPQANDPCLRWAALLHDIGKGNGDHAAMGAQLSRQILGRLGYDDNFVHECAFLVEHHLLLVHTATRYDLGEESVIMQLAQTLGSLRRLDRLTLLTWADSMATGPKAWNPWIENLLRETYFKTRKVLEHGIMSDETLVHRLSTLRDALRSSRPQHFSIRDFEGFLAVMPARYLMQTAPGRIIDHIQLVHLFRKRPGTAPFLLSWEHRPQSRSLRVTLVSTDRPGLFARVCSALARHGMSVLGAELCVWDDKTVVDVFWVTEPLDMLYAVQTVDAFESSLAQLFTDEKRLDQLPVRITSRLKKVYALDRDLVRVELDNGVSDFHTVLSIQAPDVPGLLATVSLCLYRLGVDLLFAKIATQKDKAMDILHVREGGEKIPDLECESLERTLRLLISSLYV from the coding sequence ATGAGCATCGAAACCTTACGCCTGGCCCGGGATCGTTACCGAAATTCGGACACGGACCCGGGCCATTCTCCTGCCTGGTTTTCCGCACGCATGGACGACTGGGTCCGCGAGGCCTGCGAAGGCCGTCTTGCTCCCGCCGGGAGTACGCTGGTTCTGGCCCTTGGCGGCTATGGGCGCGGCGAACTTTTTCCTTTTTCCGACATTGATCTCTTGGTGTGTCTGCCTGAAGTGGACGCGCCCGATCCCCAGTTTCTGGCCGAGGCCCTGTTTCTTCCATTATGGGACAGCGGCTTTGACGTCGGGCACGGCATCCGAAGTATCAGCGAGACCATCACCCTGGCAGCGGCTGATTTTGAAGTCCTCTGTTCGCTGCTTGATGCGCGGCTTCTCTACGGTTCGGCGGATTTGTTTTCCGATTTTCAGCGTACCGTCACGCAAAACCTTGTCATCCCTTTGCACGCCGAGCTTTTAGGCTGGCTCGCAGGCCGTCATGAAGCTCGTCACAAGCAGTTCGGCGACACCACGCATCTTTTGTCACCAAATCTCAAAGAGGGCAGGGGCGGGCAGCGCGACCACCAAACCACGCAGTGGCTGGAAACCGTGTGCCGCGCCGCAGGAGACGATTCGGCTTTTCTTTCGCCATCCGAGCGGGAGGCTTTGTCGCAACGTGCCGGTTTTCTGTCTCTTGTTCGAGTTGCGTTGCACCGGGTCAGCAAGCGCAAAAATGATGTCCTGCATCTGGAATTGCAGCCGGAGATAGCGCAAAGCATCGGTTTCGGCCCTGCCAATGACCGGGACTCGGTGGAAAGGTTTCTCTCGGAACTGCATAAGGCCATGGCCGAGATAAAGCTTCTTTGCCGCCTCTGTCTGGACAAGGTTCGGGGTTTGGCTGGAACGCGCGCCTCTGGGGCGTCCAATGTCGAAACGGGCCTTGATTTTTCCGTTCTTGTTACCGATCCAGCCAATATTATTGAACTTTTTCGGCATAGCGCGCAAACCGGGATTCCCATTGGCTGGCACACTCGCCGTATCATTCAGGACCGCTTTCCCGCGCTATCTATGGATATGAGCTGGCAGTTGCCCACAGTTTCTCGTTTCGAAGAGATTCTGTGCAGCGCTTATGCCGCGCATGCCCTTGATCAGATGCTTGAATTCGGTTTTTTGAACCTTTTCGTGCACGAGTTTGCAGCCATTGAGCATCTGGTTCAGTTCGACGCCTATCACAAACTGCCTGCCGGACCGCATCTGGTGGAGACGGTGCGGAATCTGGCGTCCTTTGAATTGGGGCATGAATTTCTGGGCGATTTCCTTTTTCCGCAAGCAAACGACCCCTGTCTGCGCTGGGCCGCGCTGTTGCATGACATCGGTAAAGGTAACGGCGATCATGCGGCCATGGGTGCGCAGCTCTCGCGCCAGATTCTCGGCCGCTTGGGGTATGACGACAATTTTGTTCATGAATGCGCTTTTTTGGTCGAACATCATCTGCTTCTCGTGCACACGGCCACGCGTTACGATCTGGGAGAGGAGTCCGTCATCATGCAGCTTGCGCAGACTCTTGGGTCCTTGCGCCGTCTGGATCGATTGACCCTGCTGACCTGGGCCGATTCCATGGCCACCGGTCCCAAGGCGTGGAATCCCTGGATCGAGAATCTACTGCGTGAAACCTATTTCAAGACGCGCAAGGTCCTTGAACATGGAATCATGTCCGATGAAACCCTGGTGCACAGATTGAGCACTCTGCGCGATGCATTGCGCTCCAGCCGGCCGCAGCATTTCTCTATCCGGGATTTTGAGGGATTTCTTGCCGTCATGCCGGCCAGGTATCTGATGCAGACCGCGCCGGGACGTATCATCGATCATATCCAGCTGGTGCACCTCTTCCGAAAACGCCCGGGTACCGCTCCTTTTCTTCTTTCCTGGGAGCACAGGCCACAATCGAGATCGTTACGCGTGACGCTGGTTTCCACCGACAGGCCGGGTCTCTTCGCCCGTGTCTGCTCGGCTTTGGCCAGGCATGGCATGTCCGTGCTTGGGGCGGAGCTGTGCGTCTGGGATGACAAGACGGTCGTGGATGTGTTTTGGGTCACGGAACCCTTGGACATGCTTTATGCTGTGCAGACGGTCGACGCCTTTGAGTCCAGCCTGGCGCAACTTTTTACCGACGAGAAAAGGCTGGATCAGCTTCCTGTGCGTATAACTTCCAGGCTGAAGAAGGTTTATGCGCTGGATCGCGACCTAGTGCGCGTAGAACTGGACAACGGCGTCTCGGATTTTCACACCGTGCTTTCCATTCAGGCTCCCGATGTACCCGGCCTTCTGGCTACGGTTTCGCTTTGTCTCTATCGGCTGGGGGTTGACCTTCTTTTTGCCAAGATCGCGACACAAAAAGACAAGGCCATGGACATTCTGCACGTTCGTGAAGGCGGAGAAAAGATCCCCGATTTGGAGTGCGAATCCCTTGAGCGGACCTTAAGGCTTCTCATCAGCAGCCTGTACGTCTGA
- a CDS encoding ammonium transporter, producing the protein MNPTDTAFIIICAALVMFMTPGLALFYAGMTRSKNALGTMMQSFAALGVITLVWIFWGYSLSFGTDMNGLIGGLDFIGMAGVGMEPHATIATNLPHMVFMIFQCMFAIITPALITGAFAERMRFSAFLIFIVLWCTFVYAPLCHWVWGGGWMARMGAMDFAGGAVVHMSSASAALAAALVIGKRKGWGKRSFLPHNLPMTMIGTALLWFGWFGFNAGSALAADGLAGNAFVTTHVAAATAMLAWVLAEWKFHGKPTTLGAASGAVAGLVAITPAAGFVGIMASVIIGLGAGVLCYFGVSLKSRFGYDDSLDVVGIHGVGGIWGALATGLFASQAINPAGFNGLFYGNPGQLWIQFVSVVATCAFSFLVSYALLKIVNAIVPIRVSEEDEEAGLDVAIHSESAYQA; encoded by the coding sequence GTGAATCCGACAGATACCGCTTTTATCATCATTTGTGCCGCCCTGGTCATGTTCATGACCCCTGGGCTGGCCCTCTTCTACGCGGGCATGACCCGTTCCAAGAATGCTCTGGGCACCATGATGCAGAGTTTCGCGGCCCTTGGCGTCATCACCCTGGTCTGGATTTTCTGGGGATATTCCCTGTCGTTCGGGACCGACATGAACGGACTCATCGGCGGCCTTGATTTTATCGGCATGGCCGGAGTGGGCATGGAACCGCATGCGACTATCGCCACCAACCTGCCCCACATGGTCTTCATGATCTTTCAGTGCATGTTCGCCATCATCACCCCGGCGCTGATCACCGGCGCCTTTGCCGAGCGCATGCGTTTTTCCGCGTTTCTCATTTTCATCGTATTGTGGTGCACCTTTGTCTATGCTCCTTTGTGCCACTGGGTCTGGGGCGGCGGCTGGATGGCCCGGATGGGCGCCATGGATTTCGCCGGCGGGGCGGTGGTCCATATGAGCTCCGCCAGCGCCGCCCTGGCAGCGGCTTTGGTCATCGGCAAACGCAAGGGATGGGGCAAGCGCTCCTTTTTGCCGCACAACCTGCCCATGACCATGATCGGCACGGCGCTGTTGTGGTTCGGCTGGTTCGGGTTCAACGCCGGCAGCGCACTGGCGGCTGACGGTCTGGCCGGTAATGCCTTCGTCACCACGCATGTCGCGGCGGCCACGGCCATGCTTGCCTGGGTCTTGGCCGAGTGGAAGTTCCACGGCAAGCCCACGACCCTGGGCGCGGCCTCCGGCGCGGTCGCCGGTCTTGTCGCCATCACCCCGGCGGCTGGTTTTGTCGGCATCATGGCTTCCGTGATCATCGGCCTTGGCGCCGGCGTGCTGTGCTATTTCGGTGTGAGCCTCAAATCCCGCTTCGGTTACGACGACAGCCTCGATGTGGTCGGAATTCACGGCGTGGGCGGAATCTGGGGCGCGCTGGCCACCGGCCTCTTTGCGAGTCAAGCCATCAACCCCGCCGGTTTCAACGGTCTCTTTTACGGTAATCCCGGTCAGCTCTGGATTCAGTTCGTGTCCGTTGTCGCCACCTGCGCCTTTTCTTTCCTGGTTTCCTATGCTTTGCTCAAGATTGTTAACGCCATCGTGCCCATTCGTGTCAGCGAAGAAGACGAAGAGGCTGGGCTTGACGTGGCTATCCATAGCGAATCCGCTTACCAGGCTTAA